Proteins from a single region of Drosophila biarmipes strain raj3 chromosome 3R, RU_DBia_V1.1, whole genome shotgun sequence:
- the LOC108026030 gene encoding zinc finger protein 436, giving the protein MPEYMLCRICLTEDINSDAMAPLFDDEDAQCRELVRKIEEVGSIKLVPLQNIPSMLCYSCVERLTSAHKFRELCQESERTFATNVVKAEMKSEPTDEVAHIVADHIEYIYESATDYIDGVEEDIEMEHMMEERLEDAAAETSESFEINTVVDDLDDNDLLVPNSTDSDYQPSERCRKPKVRKTRLSKRGRGRPRVSGSGSGHRRSLSGERPTVQSSCKSSPEESSTNIMCEICGNIYSKRAALNIHMRRHMADKPFECEICGKTFAGPSELNRHIRVHTGEKPFTCKFCNRSFADRSSNIRHERTHTNERPFTCSTCGKAFSYSNVLKNHMLTHTGEKPFLCRPCNKTFSRKHQLEQHIGTMTHQQTVRNHQSNEPMRHSEIY; this is encoded by the exons ATGCCCGAGTACATGCTGTGCAGGATCTGCTTGACGGAGGACATCAACTCGGATGCGATGGCGCCCCTGTTCGACGACGAGGACGCCCAGTGCCGGGAGCTGGTGCGCAAGATCGAGGAAGTGGGCAGCATCAAG CTGGTGCCGCTACAGAACATCCCGAGCATGCTGTGCTACAGCTGCGTGGAGCGGCTGACCAGTGCCCACAAGTTCCGGGAGCTGTGCCAGGAGAGCGAGCGGACGTTTGCCACCAATGTGGTCAAG GCGGAGATGAAGTCGGAGCCCACGGACGAGGTGGCACACATAGTGGCGGACCACATCGAGTACATTTACGAGTCGGCCACCGACTACATTGACGGCGTCGAGGAGGACATCGAGATGGAGCACATGATGGAGGAGCGCCTGGAGGACGCCGCTGCAGAAACGTCCGAGTCCTTCGAGATTAACACAGTGGTGGACGACCTCGACGACAACGACCTGCTGGTGCCCAATAGCACCGATAGCGACTACCAGCCCAGCGAGCGCTGCCGCAAGCCCAAGGTGCGCAAGACCCGGTTAAGCAAACGCGGACGTGGTCGACCCCGCGTCTCAGGCTCTGGCTCGGGACATCGACGTAGCCTTAGCGGAGAGCGGCCTACTGTGCAATCAAGCTGCAAGTCCTCGCCCGAGGAGTCCTCGACAAACATCATGTGCGAGATTTGTGGCAACATCTACTCCAAGCGGGCGGCCCTCAACATCCATATGCGCCGTCACATGGCCGACAAGCCGTTCGAATGCGA AATCTGTGGCAAAACCTTCGCGGGTCCATCCGAGCTGAATCGTCATATCCGCGTGCACACGGGCGAGAAACCCTTTACCTGCAAATTCTGCAACCGCTCGTTTGCGGACCGCAGCTCCAACATTCGTCATGAAAG AACCCACACGAACGAGCGACCCTTCACTTGTTCCACCTGCGGCAAGGCCTTTTCATACTCCAATGTGCTAAAGAACCACATGCTCACCCACACGGGCGAGAAACCTTTCCT ttgCCGCCCCTGTAACAAGACCTTCTCCCGCAAGCACCAGCTGGAGCAGCACATCGGCACGATGACCCACCAACAGACTGTTAGGAACCACCAGAGTAACGAACCGATGCGGCACTCAGAGATTTACTAG
- the LOC108026248 gene encoding putative zinc finger and SCAN domain-containing protein 5D, with product MEISIKWSMCRTCRKKGSELQSLFESNAQKLLASYAGLEVQPGDGLPDQICWDCLDRLEEVDRFLSECKRSDEHLRTLVRQTMSSAASFHTPEDKDPPAGQKKRARKQNITGRLIEEKPIIPKTEGSPEKPQEKEAKEEPVDFVPIKKSLSQEEPSDFVYVLDVTAEREGNSMQGDYTIGDWDTEENDDELETFSQEGAVVLDSLQETSEESQKSEATLEYEVDLGVACVPDKFRCRICSNTYPRISQLNVHMQLHRREKAHECEVCQKSFRAACNLKTHMRTHTGEKPYKCNHCQRRFADSSTHRKHERMHTNEKPYACNICGKSFSLSTSRKAHYLLHSSDKPHKCLICDKDFRLKHQLLAHEKTHTHLMGVSMAMEYSELME from the exons ATGGAAATCAGCATAAAGTGGAGCATGTGCCGCACTTGCCGAAAGAAGGGAAGCGAACTGCAGTCCCTCTTCGAATCTAATGCCCAGAAACTGCTGGCCTCATATGCTGGCTTGGAA GTGCAGCCCGGGGATGGATTGCCTGATCAGATATGCTGGGATTGCTTGGACAGGCTGGAGGAGGTAGATCGCTTCCTCAGTGAGTGCAAACGATCCGACGAGCACCTCAGGACGCTCGTCCGCCAAACAATGTCCTCGGCAGCCTCTTTTCATACCCCTGAGGACAAGGATCCGCCAGCTGGGCAGAAAAAGCGTGCCAGAAAGCAGAACATTACAGGGAGACTCATAGAAGAAAAGCCCATAATCCCAAAGACTGAGGGGAGCCCTGAGAAACCCCAGGAAAAGGAAGCGAAGGAGGAACCTGTAGATTTTGTACCCATTAAGAAATCTTTATCCCAAGAGGAGCCATCAGATTTCGTGTACGTTCTAGATGTCACTGCGGAAAGAGAAGGAAACTCTATGCAGGGAGACTACACCATCGGCGATTGGGACACGGAAGAAAACGACGACGAGTTAGAGACATTTTCACAGGAAGGCGCCGTGGTTCTAGACAGCCTTCAGGAGACCAGTGAGGAGTCCCAAAAGTCGGAGGCAACCCTCGAGTACGAGGTGGATCTGGGCGTGGCTTGCGTGCCGGACAAGTTCAGATGCAGGATCTGCAGCAACACCTACCCTCGCATATCTCAACTTAATGTGCACATGCAGTTGCATCGCCGGGAAAAAGCCCACGAGTGCGA GGTTTGTCAAAAGTCCTTCAGAGCTGCCTGCAACCTGAAAACACACATGCGGACCCACACGGGCGAAAAACCCTACAAATGTAACCACTGCCAGCGGCGATTTGCCGATTCCAGCACTCATCGCAAGCACGAACG GATGCACACGAATGAGAAACCCTACGCCTGCAACATTTGCGGAAAGAGCTTTTCGCTGTCCACCTCCCGCAAGGCCCACTACCTCCTCCACTCGTCGGATAAGCCGCACAAGTGCCTCATCTGCGACAAGGACTTCCGCCTGAAGCACCAGCTCTTGGCGCACGAGAAGACGCATACGCACCTCATGGGCGTATCGATGGCTATGGAGTATAGCGAACTGATGGAATag